From a region of the Arachis ipaensis cultivar K30076 chromosome B09, Araip1.1, whole genome shotgun sequence genome:
- the LOC110266549 gene encoding uncharacterized protein LOC110266549, with amino-acid sequence MALGVTVVPFTYVVHVLGLVAIILVLVWNIHFRGGLSWDADNKNLIFNLSVSLLHFTLFSIYLFILLQFLEIQFHVGDVIPDGTLAFLDNDNKPQFESRKSLKEVLGVRSTHKIEQ; translated from the exons ATGGCGTTGGGTGTAACCGTCGTTCCTTTCACATACGTGGTTCACGTCCTTGGTCTGGTTGCCATCATCTTGGTCCTCGTCTGGAACATTCACTTCAGGGGTGGCTTGTCTTGGGACGCCGATAACAAGAACCTCATCTTCAATCTCTCTGTCTCTCTGCTGCATTTTACATTATTCAGCATCTATTTGTTCATTTTACTCCAATTCTTGGAGATTCAATTTCATG TTGGAGATGTCATCCCAGATGGCACCTTGGCCTTCTTGGACAACGATAACAAGCCACAGTTTGAGAGCAGAAAGAGCTTAAAGGAAGTGTTGGGAGTGAGGAGTACACACAAGATAGAACAGTGA